The Acidobacteriota bacterium genome includes a window with the following:
- a CDS encoding tetratricopeptide repeat protein translates to MAFALFCVAALAVGVPGQEDWEEGRRHFGNEDYKRAQKSLEQAVRKNPGSSKFHFWLGLAMGRRAESMTGFGRFRAMGLAKKVKVQFERAVQLDGSNLDALEALQNFHFEAPGIVGGNKAEARKLADRIKQLEKARGAIAWARCYKHDKDFKNAAAQYALARKLAPDNTEFLAEHAAFLSTRRQHGESDELFDAAFERDPDNRKLWLTAAKSWIEAKRSSLYPRARKLLERFLENAKSVPHLDTPSQVRKLLKKL, encoded by the coding sequence ATGGCATTTGCGCTGTTTTGCGTCGCGGCCCTTGCTGTTGGCGTGCCCGGACAGGAGGACTGGGAGGAAGGGCGCCGGCATTTCGGCAATGAGGACTACAAGCGCGCCCAAAAATCGCTGGAGCAAGCCGTGCGCAAGAATCCCGGCAGCTCGAAATTCCATTTCTGGCTGGGGCTCGCCATGGGGCGAAGGGCCGAAAGTATGACGGGTTTCGGACGCTTCCGGGCGATGGGCCTGGCGAAGAAAGTCAAGGTGCAGTTCGAACGCGCCGTGCAACTCGACGGTTCGAATCTTGATGCTTTGGAAGCCCTGCAGAACTTCCATTTCGAAGCTCCCGGCATCGTGGGCGGAAATAAGGCAGAAGCCCGGAAGTTGGCCGATCGGATCAAACAGCTTGAAAAGGCGCGAGGCGCCATCGCCTGGGCCCGCTGCTACAAACATGACAAGGACTTCAAGAATGCAGCCGCGCAGTATGCCTTGGCCCGCAAACTTGCTCCGGACAACACCGAATTCTTGGCTGAGCACGCCGCTTTCCTCTCCACGCGTCGCCAGCATGGGGAGAGCGACGAACTCTTCGACGCCGCGTTCGAACGGGATCCCGACAACCGCAAACTTTGGCTGACTGCGGCCAAATCGTGGATCGAAGCGAAGCGCTCATCCCTGTATCCGAGAGCGCGGAAACTGCTCGAACGTTTTCTCGAGAACGCGAAATCGGTCCCGCACCTGGACACCCCGTCTCAGGTCCGCAAGCTGTTGAAAAAGCTCTGA